A DNA window from Enterobacter asburiae contains the following coding sequences:
- the iolG gene encoding inositol 2-dehydrogenase: MFNIALLGAGRIGQVHAANIASHGATTLWSVVDPNQEFATRLAAQYQARQQSLNEAMTDPNVHAVLIASATDTHADLIEMAARHGKAIFCEKPVHLDLARVRDCLKVVKEYDVPLFIGFNRRFDPQFRRVKTDAQAGRIGKPESLLIISRDPSPPPAEYVRVSGGMFRDMTIHDFDMARFIMGEEPVSVYAQGSNLVDPAIGEAGDIDTAFIVLKYASGAMATIVNSRRSSYGYDQRLELHGSEGLLCAGNILENQVQHYGKQGCTSALPEHFFLQRYKSAYAAEWEHFVAVLRGEAVPDCSGDDGERALYLADKALESLRSQREIVL; the protein is encoded by the coding sequence ATGTTTAACATTGCTTTACTGGGCGCTGGCCGAATCGGCCAGGTACATGCAGCTAACATCGCCAGCCACGGCGCGACCACGCTCTGGTCCGTGGTTGACCCGAATCAGGAATTTGCCACCCGTCTCGCCGCGCAGTATCAGGCCCGCCAGCAGAGCCTGAACGAGGCGATGACCGACCCTAACGTTCACGCCGTGCTGATCGCCTCCGCCACCGATACCCACGCGGATCTGATTGAAATGGCCGCCCGCCACGGCAAGGCCATCTTCTGCGAAAAGCCGGTACACCTTGACCTCGCCCGCGTGCGCGACTGCCTGAAGGTGGTCAAAGAGTACGACGTGCCGCTGTTCATTGGCTTTAACCGCCGCTTTGACCCACAGTTTCGCCGCGTGAAAACCGACGCGCAGGCCGGGCGCATAGGCAAACCGGAATCGCTGCTCATCATCTCCCGCGATCCGTCTCCGCCGCCTGCGGAGTACGTGCGCGTCTCCGGCGGCATGTTCCGCGATATGACCATTCACGACTTTGACATGGCGCGCTTCATCATGGGCGAAGAGCCGGTGTCGGTGTATGCCCAGGGCAGCAACCTGGTGGATCCGGCGATTGGCGAGGCGGGGGATATCGATACCGCGTTTATCGTTCTGAAATATGCCTCCGGCGCGATGGCGACCATCGTCAACAGCCGCCGTTCATCTTACGGCTACGACCAGCGCCTGGAGCTGCACGGCTCCGAAGGGCTGCTGTGCGCGGGCAACATTCTGGAAAACCAGGTGCAGCACTACGGCAAACAGGGCTGCACCAGCGCGCTGCCGGAACACTTCTTCCTGCAGCGCTACAAATCCGCTTACGCCGCGGAATGGGAACACTTTGTTGCGGTCCTGCGCGGCGAAGCGGTGCCTGACTGCAGCGGCGATGATGGTGAACGTGCGCTGTACCTTGCGGATAAAGCGCTGGAATCACTGCGCAGCCAGCGCGAGATCGTCCTCTAA
- a CDS encoding substrate-binding domain-containing protein, giving the protein MKKLIVAALIAMTSGAALAENEQIVFSTPNLAMPFEVHMQRTAVKAAKEMGVKLQVLDGQGSSPKQVADLENAITRGAQGFIVSPNDVNAVSSAVDEIQDAKLPIVTLDRSVDSQKKVPHFGANNYKGGQAVGDFVKTKFPDGADIILLTGQPGSSSNIERTKGIRDSLKAGGDKYKIVADQTGNWMRSEGMRIVESVLPSLPKRPQVILSANDDMALGAIEALQSQGVKPGEILVTGFDAVPEALARVRDGWLAVTADQRPGFAVQTAMSQLVANVREKKAITGADYPPTLITKENLQQAERIGEAGN; this is encoded by the coding sequence ATGAAAAAACTGATCGTAGCCGCCCTCATCGCCATGACGTCCGGGGCCGCCCTCGCCGAAAACGAGCAAATTGTTTTCAGTACGCCAAACCTGGCCATGCCGTTTGAAGTTCACATGCAGCGCACGGCGGTGAAAGCCGCAAAAGAGATGGGCGTGAAGCTTCAGGTGCTGGACGGGCAGGGCAGCTCGCCGAAGCAGGTAGCTGACCTGGAAAACGCCATCACCCGCGGGGCGCAGGGATTTATCGTCTCCCCGAACGACGTGAACGCGGTCTCCAGCGCGGTGGATGAGATTCAGGATGCGAAGCTGCCGATCGTCACCCTTGACCGCTCCGTCGACAGCCAGAAGAAAGTGCCGCACTTCGGCGCCAACAACTACAAGGGCGGCCAGGCGGTTGGCGACTTCGTTAAAACCAAATTCCCCGACGGCGCGGACATCATTCTCCTCACCGGCCAGCCGGGCTCCTCTTCCAACATTGAACGCACCAAAGGGATCCGCGACAGCCTGAAGGCGGGCGGGGATAAGTACAAGATCGTCGCCGATCAGACCGGCAACTGGATGCGTTCTGAAGGAATGCGCATCGTTGAAAGCGTTCTGCCTTCGCTGCCGAAACGTCCGCAGGTGATCCTCTCCGCCAACGACGATATGGCGCTGGGCGCGATTGAAGCGCTGCAGAGCCAGGGCGTGAAGCCGGGCGAAATCCTCGTGACCGGGTTTGATGCGGTGCCGGAAGCGCTGGCCCGCGTGCGCGACGGCTGGCTGGCGGTAACGGCGGATCAGCGCCCGGGCTTTGCGGTACAGACGGCGATGAGCCAGCTGGTGGCCAACGTGCGCGAGAAGAAAGCCATCACCGGCGCCGACTACCCGCCGACGCTGATCACCAAAGAGAACCTGCAGCAGGCTGAGCGTATCGGTGAGGCCGGTAACTAA